A genomic window from Alkalihalobacillus sp. AL-G includes:
- a CDS encoding DUF3397 domain-containing protein, whose amino-acid sequence MVDFFAGSLATLITVPLIAWLMVYSVMKKFTQKKKKSFLFATDVTTFFLIASVLSILYTIWERSFIWPIIVLLLAIVICITWIYWKQDKDVSMFRILKTAWRFNFLLFSTGYLSLSIYGLVTRIILISS is encoded by the coding sequence ATGGTTGATTTTTTTGCAGGTTCACTGGCGACACTCATTACCGTACCACTTATAGCTTGGCTCATGGTGTACTCGGTCATGAAAAAGTTCACTCAAAAAAAGAAGAAGTCCTTTCTATTTGCAACTGATGTCACTACTTTTTTCCTTATTGCATCTGTTTTGTCCATCCTTTACACAATTTGGGAGCGTTCCTTTATTTGGCCAATAATTGTGTTGCTCTTAGCTATCGTAATTTGCATTACATGGATTTATTGGAAGCAGGATAAAGATGTAAGCATGTTCCGTATTTTAAAAACAGCATGGCGATTCAACTTTTTGTTGTTTTCCACAGGTTATCTCTCATTAAGTATATACGGGCTCGTTACGAGGATCATTTTGATTAGTTCTTGA